From Drosophila nasuta strain 15112-1781.00 chromosome X, ASM2355853v1, whole genome shotgun sequence, one genomic window encodes:
- the LOC132796723 gene encoding uncharacterized protein LOC132796723 codes for MIPLSVLIFATVLFSFANNGANGSCSVEFRYPKPQMVVHFGSKHLLRETPYTLTAELYEKYDIYCKHGFKTQSYENINRQHKELKCENNNYFQMDTPNYGTRQVNWISCSGSQSSRMYESLTKLPDCENEMTLVVGDDFKELGSLKNIAICYDLLKAKLKYVAYTAYPSKMKIIEKTQIGQLNSLGLDVEVSPTNAMFNAISTTDILNALKKDRQLKQLFGDETFEYTNLIQDNAFKGDFDESSMAVKMLNIVWLRALRSGNWRHLLNALDVANLNGKYDVRIGVSGVVKLPMLQSCNVSQQMILELPNGDTVAVPSHIWAHIRHLPQQSEASINNTTNDEFVAIAHNSPFVTNDQRQELCNSMCHEVPWLKESLFMKLQNYPIYGVVQCCRVADVVDKLDYFPKSNEPPPYVDWRKHLPPPPKFEVQDENDDETD; via the exons ATGATTCCGCttagtgttttaattttcgcGACAGTTCTCTTCTCTTTTGCAAATAATGGAGCAAATGGAAGTTGCAGTGTTGAATTTCGATATCCAAAGCCACAAATGGTTGTCCATTTTGGCTCAAAACATTTGTTACGCGAGACACCCTATACATTAACCGCAGAACTGTATGAGAAATATGACATATATTGCAAACATGGATTTAAAAC CCAaagttatgaaaatattaaccGTCAGCATAAAGAACTGAAGTGTGAAAATAACAACTATTTTCAAATGGACACTCCAAATTACGGCACTCGGCAAGTAAATTGGATATCCTGTTCAGGTTCGCAATCGAGTCGAATGTATGAAAGTCTTACAAAGTTGCCCGATTGTGAAAATGAGATGACTTTGGTTGTTGGAGATGATTTCAAAGAGCTGGGCTCTTTGAAGAACATTGCCATTTGCTATGATTTACTAAAAGCAAAGTTGAAATATGTTGCTTACACGGCATATCCATCGAAGatgaaaattattgaaaag ACACAAATCGGACAACTAAATAGCCTAGGTCTTGATGTCGAAGTCTCTCCGACAAACGCCATGTTCAATGCGATCAG cACAACGGACATATTGAACGCATTGAAAAAGGATAGACAATTGAAGCAATTGTTTGGCGATGAAACCTTCGAATATACAAATCTAATACAGGACAATGCATTCAAAGGCGATTTCGATGAATCGAGTATGGCTGTGAAAATGCTAAACATTGTCTGGCTGCGTGCTCTGCGTTCGGGCAATTGGCGGCATCTGCTCAATGCCCTCGATGTGGCCAATCTCAATGGCAAATATGATGTTCGCATTGGCGTCTCCGGTGTGGTTAAACTGCCGATGCTGCAGTCCTGCAATGTGAGCCAGCAAATGATTCTTGAACTGCCAAATGGTGATACAGTCGCTGTGCCATCGCACATTTGGGCCCACATTCGTCACCTGCCACAACAGTCCGAGGCATCGATCAATAATACCACAAATGATGAGTTTGTTGCCATCGCCCACAACTCACCATTT GTAACCAACGATCAGCGACAAGAATTGTGCAACAGCATGTGCCACGAGGTGCCCTGGCTGAAGGAGAGTCTCTTCATGAAGTTGCAAAATTATCCCATCTACGGTGTCGTTCAGTGTTGTCGAGTCGCCGATGTTGTAGATAAGCTCGATTATTTCCCAAAGTCTAATGAGCCGCCACCATATGTGGACTGGAGGAAACACTTGCCTCCTCCACCGAAATTCGAGGTTCAAGATGAAAATGATGATGAAACTgattaa